In one Diabrotica virgifera virgifera chromosome 7, PGI_DIABVI_V3a genomic region, the following are encoded:
- the LOC126878424 gene encoding transmembrane protein 199-like, which produces MIQTNIAPIVNSAIRIKPSEKLLTYIQNLKDFNHLSVGIVNTLPKNTAKDKPPPKLYHLINEDDQIYIKDTSERRKNDVFTSPLTKDSNVNGAESLFSLEDLHSLYAHILKINKNADTKVYLHEILEGCEIILPKNEEIPRNEELDRRCKQLQAEQANQKYFDITKNVDSRKKVYPEDTVQYQLQQMNRHLVAIFQFVMSVVAGFTFGFVGLEIIVGSLDFGFRLVLGIVCSLMVALAELYFLAKKLNEDLQFENAIERHNKKGIKLD; this is translated from the coding sequence ATGATTCAGACTAATATAGCACCAATTGTAAATTCCGCAATAAGAATTAAACCTTCCGAAAAATTGCTAACCTACATTCAAAACCTCAAGGATTTTAATCATTTGTCAGTAGGAATAGTCAATACACTACCTAAAAACACAGCAAAGGATAAGCCACCACCAAAATTATATCACTTAATTAATGAGGATGATCAAATTTATATTAAAGATACTTCTGAAAGACGTAAAAATGATGTTTTTACGTCACCTTTAACCAAAGATTCTAATGTTAATGGTGCAGAAAGTTTATTTAGTTTGGAAGATTTGCACTCGCTCTACGcacatattttgaaaataaacaAGAATGCTGATACCAAAGTCTATCTGCATGAAATACTGGAAGGGTGTGAAATCATTCTACCTAAAAACGAAGAAATACCAAGGAACGAGGAACTGGATAGGCGGTGTAAACAACTACAAGCTGAGCAAGCCAACCAGAAGTACTTCGATATAACAAAAAACGTGGACAGCAGAAAAAAAGTTTATCCTGAAGACACTGTACAATACCAGTTGCAGCAAATGAATCGTCACTTAGTAGCTATCTTCCAGTTCGTCATGTCAGTTGTTGCAGGCTTCACTTTTGGTTTTGTTGGACTGGAGATCATAGTTGGAAGTCTGGATTTTGGATTCAGACTGGTACTTGGCATCGTTTGTTCGTTGATGGTGGCTCTAGCAGAACTTTATTTCCTGGCGAAGAAACTTAATGAGGATCTCCAATTTGAAAATGCCATAGAGCGACATAATAAGAAGGGAATTAAGCTAGATTAG